Proteins encoded by one window of Macaca mulatta isolate MMU2019108-1 chromosome 10, T2T-MMU8v2.0, whole genome shotgun sequence:
- the DUSP15 gene encoding dual specificity protein phosphatase 15 isoform X2: MTVTGLGWRDVLEAIKATRPIANPNPGFRQQLEEFGWGSSQKLRRQLEERFGESPFRDEEELRALLPLCKRCRQGSATSASSTGPHSAASEGTLQRLVPRTPREAHRPLPLLARVKQTFSCLPRCLSRKGGK; encoded by the exons ATGACTGTGACGGGGCTAGGCTGGCGGGACGTGCTTGAAGCCATCAAGGCCACCCGGCCCATCGCCAACCCCAACCCAGGCTTTAGGCAGCAGCTTGAAGAGTTTGGCTGGGGCAGTTCCCAGAAG CTTCGCCGGCAACTGGAGGAGCGCTTCGGCGAGAGCCCCTTCCGCGACGAGGAGGAGTTGCGCGCGCTGCTGCCGCTATGCAAGCGCTGCCGGCAGGGCTCTGCGACCTCGGCCTCCTCCACTGGGCCGCACTCCGCAGCTTCCGAGGGAACCCTGCAGCGCCTGGTGCCGCGCACGCCCCGGGAAGCCCACCGGCCGCTGCCGCTGCTGGCGCGCGTCAAGCAGACTTTCTCGTGCCTCCCTCGGTGTCTGTCCCGCAAGGGCGGCAAGTGA